AAGTGTTACATTGGCAGGCAATGTCCAAGGAGTTGTCGTCCAGCCTAGGAAAAATTCGTTATCTTTACCTTCCACTTTAAATTTGGCCGTTGCTGATAAATCTTTTACATCCTCATATCCTTGAGCGACTTCATGGGAGCTGAGCGTTGTCTGGCAGCTCGGGCAATAAGGAGTTACCCGGTGCCCCTTATTTAATAACCCTCGTTTATGCAAATCACTGAGAATGTACCAGACGCTTTCAATATAGTTGTTATGAAGCGTAACATAAGGGTTATCCATATCGAGCCAATAGCCTATTGACTCGGTGAATTCCCTCCATTGTTTTTCATATTCAAAAACACTCTTTTTACATTCTTCAATAAATTTCTCGACGCCAAACTTTTCAATTTCCTGTTTACCGGATATTCCAAGCTGTTTCTCGACTTCAAGTTCTACCGGAAGACCATGGGTGTCCCAGCCGCCTTTTCTCAGCACCTGGTATCCGTTCATCGTTTTATATCTGGCAACAAAATCCTTGATCACACGTCCGAGCACATGCCCGGCGTGAGGAAGGCCGTTAGCTGTGGGCGGGCCTTCATAAAATACAAAGGTTTCAGCCCCTTCCCTTTCATCCATGGACTTTTGAAAAATTTGGTTTTGATTCCAATAATCCTTCACTCTATTTTCACGTTCTAATGCGGCTTCTTTCGTATTTACTTTACGCATACTTCCACCTCTTACTATTAATATTATTAAACGATATAAAAAAACCGCCCCTGATCAACTCAGGGACGGATTGTATTTCCGCGGTACCACCCATGTTCCACACAGATGACTGTGCGGCACTTTAAACAAACGGATATCGGACGCGACCCGGTTCTGCTTACTGAATCCTTCAGCAGAACTTCTCCGAGATGATCTTCAGCTATAAGATGAACGTCACTTTTCAGCACAGGAGTGACTCTCTTTGGATCATGCAAACAGCCTACTCTTCTCTTCATCGAAAAACGAATAATTGTGCCATAATCTTACACCGAAAAAAACAGATTGTCAAAGCATTCCTCCCCGATTTAATTTGCTTATCAGCTCCGATAGAAATCGGGTATTATCATTCTCATTATAGACCCATTACAATAATATTAACCTATTGATTGAAAGGCGGCGCGTACAATGAACGACGACGTAAAAAAAAGAGTACAGGAAACGTTCTCCAGGAACAAGGAAGCTTACGTTCAAAGCAAAACACACAACAATCGGACAGATTTGGAATTGATTTCTGAGTGGCTTACTCCGGAAAAAGACTGGACGGTACTCGATATTGCGACTGGAGGTGGGCACGTTGCAAGGCAGCTCAGCTCTTCAGTATCCACAGTTTTTGCCACCGACATCACTAAGGATATGCTCCAGAACACAGCCCGCCACCTTCAAGGATTTCCAAATATTCATTATGTGGTTGCTGATGCAGAAGAACTCCCGTTCATAGATGATATGTTTGACGCCGTTACATGCAGAATCGCTCCACACCATTTTCCTTCGCCTGAAAATTTCATCAAAGAAACGGCACGAGTATTAAAGCCAGGTGGAAGTTTTCTAATGATTGATAATGTCGCTCCTGAAGACGATGAACTCGATTCATTCTATAATCAATTTGAATACATTCGCGACCCCAGTCACTGTCGTGCCCTGAAGGTTTCCGAATGGAAACGCCTGCTCGCCAACTATTATTTACCTGTGCATAGAGAACTGGCAAGACGGAAACAGATGAAATTTTCTGATTGGGTTTCACGTACGGTGAAAGAGAAACCTATGCAGGACCAGATTGAACGTTGGTTTATCAATGCCCCGGAGAAAGCTAAAACCTATTTTTCCATCATTGAGCAGAATCATCATATTGAAACCTTTGAAATCGATGAATGGAAAATCCTGACTAAAAAGCAATAATCATGTATAAACCCCTATCACCTTGGAAAAATAAGCTAAGTATTGCTGATTTTTCAAAATGAGGTGACTTTTCTTTGGATACCGTTGTGATGGCTCGTTCCTTATTTGGTACATCTCTCGGCTTTCATATTATATATGCAACGATCGGCGTCGGTGTACCGGTGATGATTATCATAGCCGAAATTCTTCATTTAATTAAAAAAGATCCTGATTATGCGTTAATGGCAAGAAGGTGGACGAAAGGATTTGCTGTGCTGCTCGCCGTTGCGATTGCTTCGGGTACCATTGTTGGCGTGCTCATTTCCCTCTTATTTCCTAACTTTATGGAAATTGTCGGTCAGGTCATTTCCCTGCCCTTTCAAATGGAAATCTTCGCCTTTTTAATCGAAGCTGTCTTCATGTCCATCTATTTATATGCAGCAGACCGGCTTCCTCCTTCTCTGAGAATATTGAGCATCTTTTTCGTTGCACTTGGAGCGACTGCTTCAGCGATTATGATTACAGATGTACATGCATGGATGAACACTCCAGCTGGATTTGATCTTACAGAAAGTGGGGAAGTCACGAATGTCGACCCCTGGGCGGCTTTCTTCAACCCGAGCTTCGGCATCACAGCTATGCATGTCACACTCTCAGCTTATATGACAGTTGCTTTTTTAATAGGTTCGATCGCCGCTCTCCGGCTGTTAAAACGAAACCTTTCGAAACAGGAACGAAACTATCATAAAAAAGCGCTGATGATTTCACTTTACTTTGGAGCTGCTATGTCGCTTGCTACTGCCTTAAATGGTCATGAAACGGCCCAAATGCTCCACGAATACTTACCAAGAAAACTAGCGGGGGCTGAAGGGCTGTTTGAAACGACAAGGTATGCCCCATTATCGATCGGCGGCTATACATCGCTTGAGGATCAGGAAGTAAAATATGCAGTTGAAATCCCATCGGCGCTAAGCTTTCTCGCTGGGAACCGTTTTGATACAGAGGTTAAAGGACTGAATGAATATCCTCAGGATCTGTGGCCGCCGCTCTACATCCATATTCTATTTAACGTGATGGTGGGCATCGGTTCTATCCTGCTCGTACTCTCTTTCTTCGCCCTTGCCTGGAAATTACTTTTAAAACGGGAGTTTCCTAATTGGCTTCTTGCCTTGCTTGTCGTAGGCGGCCCGCTTGGGATTATCGCCATCGAAACCGGCTGGTGCTTCAGCTGTATTGGAAGACAGCCGTGGACCATTAATGACGTGCTCCGGACGGACACAGCAGCAACAAAGTCCAATAGTGTCGGCATACTGTTCCTATTATTTATTTCCCTCTACTTAACGCTTTTGTTTGTGACAGCATTCGTTTTACGATTTTATTTCAAACGGAATCCAGTCAGCAAAGAACTTCCGCAAGCTGAATCTTAAAAAAGGAGCTGAACAATTATGGAAGCATCAACCCTTGCGATTACCATCCTATGGAGCTTTCTTTTTGTTTACTCCATTTTAGGATCGCTGGATTTCGGCGCTGGTTTTTGGGGAATGGTTTATGGAAAAAACAAACATACCAATGCTTCAGTAATCGCGAACCGGTTTCTTTCTCCTACGTGGGAAATCACCAATGTGTTTTTTGTCATTTTAGTCGTTGCTCTCGTTACTTTTTTTCCTTTTGCAACGACGATGCTTGGGAGTCTTTTGCTTGTTCCTGTCGGCCTTGGCCTTATCCTGCTGACCATTCGGACAACTTTTATGGTATTTGCCCACCATGCTCAAAAGTTTAAAAACATTCTAAGGATTACATCAGGAATTACCGGCCTGATGATCCCAGCGCTGCTCGTAAGTATCCTCCCTATTACTTTAGGCGGATTTATCGAATTTGAGAATGGCTACCCTCAGCTCCACTATGGAAATCTGTTTAAAGATCCAACCCTTTATATGCATGTCGCCTTCGGTTTATCTACCGAGCTGTTTATTTCTTCGGTATTTCTAATGGATTATGCTAAAGAAGCAGACGACTGGTCAGCTTTCCAAACATACCGGAGCCACGCGCTTTGGCTCGGCCCTGTATCCATTATTGTTGCTGTGCTCACTATTGCTGCGATGCCTCAGGAAGCCGGCTGGATTGTAAATAAAATACAAGCCAATCCTGACTGGTTTATCGTTTCACTGATCTTTTTTCTTGTAGGATATGGATTTTTATTCGTGAAACGGTATAAAGAATACCGGGGACATCCACGGCCGGCCGTTATCTTAATCATGCTGCAATACGGAGCAGCGATTTATGCGTACGGATCTGCCCATCTTCCCTACTTAGTGTACCCTCATTTAACCGTGGAAGAAGGATTTACGAACCCTACTATTTTTTATCAGCTGCTGGTTGTTTACGGTATTGGCTTCGCCATTCTCATCCCAGGTTTCATCCTGTTCTGGAAACTTTTCTTAAAGGATCGCCGCTATTTAAAACAGGAATAAAGATTTGAAGCTATCGGGATGATCGATGGCTTTTTCCCTTTGTCCTTCGATTATAGAAGCTGATGGCTGGGTAATTTAACAGAAATGACTATTTTTTCTAAGTAAGGAGTATGGATAATGCATAAGCTTAATAACGACTACTTAGAGGACGCTGTAGAAGACAGCATGCCGTTTGCTGCCCAAGGAGAAGTGAACACTTCCCTTCCTGATTTAGATGGCACAAAAAAAGACCTGCTTGGAGTCACGATCCTAACCACAGACCAACAAAAGTTTACAGGAGGAAACTGGGAGCAAACTGTCCCTATGCAGAGTACTTCAAAAATTATTTCACTCATGCTTGCTCTGCACGACTTTGGTAAGGACCGTGTGTTTCAAGCTGTAGGCATGGAGCCGATGGGCGATTTTTTCAACTCGATCAGCCAGCTTGAATCCTATGATACAAGTAAACCCTTTAACCCAATGATTAATGCCGGAGCGATAGCCGTCTCCGCCTTGATTAAAGGACACAATAATAATAACCGCTTTGAACGCTACCTCCACTTTCTTCAACGTGTGACCGACAACCAGGAACTCCATTTGAACGAACAAGTTTATGAAGCAGAAAAAGCTAACGGGGCAAGAAACAGGGCACTTGCTTATTTCATGGAAAGCGTTGGTACTTTAATAACCGATGTGGAAGAAGCTCTGGATCTTTATTTTCGAATTAATTCGGTGATGATGAATTGTGATGACTTTGCAAAGGTCGGGTTGTTTTTGGCGAGAGGGGGAAGAGCTCCGGATAACGATGAAAAATTGATACCCGCTAACCATCTGCGTACCGTTAACGCCATAATGATGACTTCCGGCATGTACAATTCTTCCGGACGGCACGCAGTAGAAGTGGGATTCCCTTGTAAAAGCGGCGTTTCAGGCAGTATTATCGGGGTGGTTCCCGGGTTGATGGGCATCGGGATTGTCGGGCCAGCCATAGATGAAAAAGGCAACAGTACGGCAGGTGGTGCGCTGCTCCGGAAACTGTCGCAGGATTTGGAGCTGAACTTATTCGGGGATGGCCATATTTATGGAAGAGGAATATCGGGCGGCGTTTAACCTTCTGTCTTGTCTTTAAGAAAAAAGAAAAGAATGAATTCTTTATTAAAAATTCAAATAATTCGCTCTGTTCTGTTGTAAAATGATAAAAAGTAGTGTAGATTAGTGAGAAAGCTTTTTAATTAAACAAGTTCATAGTATTTCTCTTATCAAGAGAGGCAGAGGGACTGGCCCGGCGAAGCCTCAGCAACCACTGGTTTGACCAGAATGGTGCTAACTCCAGCAAGTTGATTCATCAACTTGGAAGATAAGAAGAAGGACCCTTACATTCCAAAGTCTTCTTCTTATAGAAGGCTTTTTTTATTTTTATAAAATCACTAAAGGAGAATGATCATGACTACCCCTCATACAGAAACGCAATTTGTGCATACAGGAAAAAATAATGGGGATCCATCGGGTTCCATCAATGCACCCGTACATTTTTCTACTCCCTATCAGCATAAGGGCATCGGAGAATCGACCGGCTTTGACTATGCAAGAACCGGCAACCCGACGCGTGCGATTCTGGAGCGAACGATGGCAGAAATTGAAGGCGGCGATGCAGGCTATGCGTTCAGTTCAGGTATGGCAGCTATCCAAACGGTTGTTTCCCTATTTACTTATCAAGATGAAATTCTCGTTTCGGAGGATTTGTATGGAGGAACCTATCGATTGTTTGAACACGTCCGCAAGCAGTCGGGGGTCAATTTTCGTTACTGTGGGAGCGACAACTTAGGGGCATTGGAAGAACAGATCACGGATAAAACAAAAGCCATTTACGTGGAAACCCCAACTAACCCTTTAATGCACGTCGCTGACATTCCCAGCATTTCAAAAATCTCTAAAAAGCATAACCTGCTGCTTATCGTTGATAACACCCTTTTTACCCCTTATATCCAAAAACCTTTACAGGAAGGGGCAGACATCGTCATCCACAGTGCGACCAAATACCTTGGCGGTCATAATGACGTCTTAGCCGGGCTGGTTATCGGCAAAGGCAAAGAGCTATGCGAACAGCTGGGCAGCTATCAAAATACTGCCGGTGCCGTATTATCCCCGTTTGATTCGTGGCTTTTGATGAGAGGGATGAAAACACTGGCCTTAAGGATGCGCCAACATGAAGAGAATGCTAAAGCAGTCGTTGAATTTTTGCAGAACCACCGTGCAGTTACCCACGTCCTCTACCCGGGCCGTGGTGGAATGGTTTCATTCAGACTCGAATCTGAACACTGTGTGGATCCTTTTCTCAGAAGTCTTAAAGTGATTACGTTTGCGGAGAGCTTAGGAGGAGTCGAAAGCTTTATTACCTATCCTGCTACACAGACCCACGCGGATATACCAGAAGAAAAGCGCACGAGCTACGGAGTCTGCAACCGACTGCTTCGTTTTTCCGTAGGAGTCGAGCATATTGACGACTTACTTGGAGATCTCAATCAGGCATTAACTCAATTGGTAAAGGAGGAACTTATCCAATGACGGAACAACATTCATTTCAAACACGTCTTTTGCACAGTAAGCACAAATTCGATCCAGAAACGGGGGCGGTCAGCGTCCCGATTCAGCAGGCGTCTACGTTCCACCAGCAGGACTTTGACCAACCTGGCAAATATGACTACAGCCGGTCCGGAAATCCGACGCGCGAGGCGCTAGAAGAAACGATTGCAAGTCTCGAGGGAGGCTCTTACGGTTTTGCTTTCGCTTCGGGGATGGCAGCTATTTCCACATCATTCATGCTGCTGTCGCAAGACGATCATGTCGTGATCTCTGAGGATGTATATGGCGGTACGTTCCGGATGATTCGAGATGTACTGACTAAGTTTGGAATCGATCACAGCTTTGTAAACATGACTGATTTGCATGCCGTGGCTACTGCTATCAAGCCGAACACAAAGGTTGTGTACATTGAGACACCATCGAACCCGTTATTAAACATTACCGATATCCGTGCGGTATCCAAGCTTGCCAAAGCTCACGGCTGCTTAACCTTTGTCGATAATACATTTATGACTCCTGCTCTGCAGAAGCCAATAGAACTCGGTGCAGATGTCGTGCTTCACAGTGCGACGAAATTTATCGCCGGCCATAGCGATGTTGTGGCCGGGCTCGCCGTCGTAAATAATGAGAGGCTTGCCGACCAGCTGGGGTTTTTACAAAATGCCTTCGGATCGATTCTTGGAGCCCATGACTGCTGGCTCGTCCTTCGAGGACTTAAAACCCTTCATTGCCGCTTGAAGCAGTCTTCTGAGTCAGCTTTTAAAATCGCATCGTATTTGACCCAGCATCCAAAAGTAGAAGAAGTGTATTATCCCGGCTTCACATCGCACCCAGGCGCTTCCACACATTCTTACCAGTCCGGAGGCCCTGGCGCTGTGTTATCCTTCAGACTGAAAGATGAAGCAGCCGTCAAAGATTTTTCCAAGCACTTGGAAATCCCGGTTTTTGCTGTAAGTCTCGGGGCAGTGGAATCGATTCTTTCCTACCCTGCCCGCATGTCCCATGCCTCTATGCCTCGCGAAGAACGCTTGAAACGTGGTATCACAGACGGCCTCCTCCGTCTTTCTGTCGGACTGGAGCAGCCGGAGGATTTAATTCGTGATTTCGAAACGGCTCTCAATCAGGTGGAAGATCTTCCACTTGCAGCCGCAAAGGTAGGTGGTTAAATCTATGAAACTAATAGATGCACTAAACGAGCGGACGTTGATCGGTGATGGAGCGATGGGAACGCTATTGTATTCTTACGGCATTGACCAATGTTTTGAAGAGCTGAACCTTTCCCATGCCAAGGAAGTACTGAATGTTCACAAAGCCTATGTTCACGCAGGTGCCGAAATTATTCAGACGAATACGTATGGAGCTAACTACGTGAAGCTTGCCCGTTATGGATTGGAAGAGCAAGTAAAGGAAATCAATACGGCTGCCATCAAGCTTGCTAAACAGGCGGCGGGAGATCAATGCTATGTTGCGGGAACTGTCGGCGGTATCCGCGGAATCCAAAAACAAACCACCTCCCTTGAAGAAATAAAGCGAAGCTTTCGTGAACAGCTCTATTGCATGCTGTTCGAACAAGTCGATGCCATCCTTTTTGAAACCTATTTTGACTTGGAAGAACTGCTTGCAGTTCTGCACATCGCCAAAAAAGAAACCGATTTGCCTGTTATTGCTCAAGTATCCATGCATGAACCTGGTGTACTCCAAGACGGAACTCCGTTAAACGAAGCTTTGGAATTAATTGAAAATAACGGTGCAGATGTCATCGGGGTAAATTGCCGCCTTGGTCCCTATCATATGATCCAGGCACTGGAGGACGTGCCCCTCCCTGATAAAGCCGTACTTTCTGCTTATCCAAATGCCAGTCTTCCGGATTATGATGACGGAAGATTAATCTACCCGACTGATCCCGAATATTTCAAAAAAAGCGCCTTGGCTTTATACGAGCAGGGAGCCCGGCTGATCGGAGGGTGCTGCGGCACAACTCCAGAACATATTGAAGCCATTGCTGCTTCCGTTAAAGGGAAAGCACCCATTCAATCTAAAACCGTGCCGGAAAAGAAAGTTCAGCCTAAAACCGAAGTCCAGGTAAAGGAGCGCAGCCCCCAACTTCATGAAATCGCAGCCGAACGACGTGCGATTATAGTGGAATTAGATCCGCCGAAGCGGCTTCGCACCGAGCGTTTCTTTGAAGGAGCAAAAGCGTTAAAAGAAGCCGGTGTGGACTCGGTTACGCTTGCCGATAATTCGCTTGCCTCCCCAAGAATCAGCAACACGGCAGCCGCTACACTCATCCATAATAAATTTAACATCAATCCGCTCGTTCACATTTCCTGCCGGGACAGAAATTTAATCGGACTTCAATCCCACTTGATGGGTCTGCATACACTCGGAATCAATGAAGTGCTGGCAGTAACCGGGGACCCTACGAAGATTGGCGATTTTCCAGGGGCAACTTCTGTCTATGACCTATCTTCCTTCGATTTAATCTATTACATTAAGCAGCTTAACAAAGGGATTTCCTTTTCCGGTAAACCTTTAGGAGAAAACACGTCGTTTTCTGTTGCGGGTGCGTTCAACCCAAACGTTCGCAATTTAAACAGAGCAGTCGGACGAATTGAAAAGAAAATCAAATACGGAGCCGATTATTTTATCAGTCAGCCCGTTTACAGTGAAAAACAAATACTCGAAGTCTATGATGCTACCAAACATATAAAAGCCCCCATTTACCTTGGAGTTATGCCATTGACGAGTGCCCGGAATGCAGAATTTCTTCATAATGAAGTCCCTGGTATCAGTCTGTCCCCTGAAATTCGCGAGCGAATGGAACTGTACAGCCATGACTCTGAGTTATCGCAGAAAGAAGGGATTGCGATCGCCAAATCCCTCATTGATGCAGCCCTTGATTTATTTAACGGGATCTACTTAATCACTCCTTTTCTCCGCTACGAGATGACGGTGGAACTGACAAACTACATTCAACAAAAAACAAAGGAACAGCAAGAAAGGAAGACAGCGAATGGCATCCACATTGTTTAACCAACAGCTGGAAAATAAAATTATGGTGCTTGATGGAGCAATGGGTACGATGCTTCAGCAGGCAGATCTTTCCCCTGAAGACTTTGGAGGAGAAGAATATGATGGGTGTAATGAATATTTAAATCTCACCTATCCGAGTCTGCTTGACTCGATTCACGCGGCTTACCTTGAAGCCGGATCAGATATTATTGAAACGAATACATTCGGGGCTACGAATTTGGTTCTTGATGAATATAACCTCGGGCATTTAGCTGAAAAAATTAATAAAAAAGCAGCTGAAATTGCAAAGCTCGCCGCTAACCGTTATTCCACTCCCGAAAAGCCCCGCTTCGTTGCTGGTGCCATGGGCCCAACAACGAAAACACTCTCCGTAACTGGCGGCACGACCTTTGAAGCGTTAAGTGAAGCCTACGAGGAACAGGCACGAGGCTTAATTGCCGGCGGTGTCGACCTGCTGTTACTGGAAACGTCACAGGATATGTTAAATGTAAAAGCCGCTTACGTCGGCATAACCCGGGCGTTTAATACAACAGGAACGAAGCTTCCGCTTATGGTTTCAGGAACAATTGAGCCGATGGGTACGACGCTTGCCGGGCAAAGCATCGAAGCGTTTTATTTGTCCCTTGAACACATGAATCCCACCGTAGTGGGGTTAAACTGCGCGACTGGCCCGGAATTTATGCGTGACCATTTGCGCTCCCTCTCCAATCTTGCTACGACCTCGGTCAGCTGTTATCCGAACGCAGGGCTGCCGGATGAGGAAGGCAATTATCACGAAACCCCGGCCTCGCTTGCGGAAAAGATCGCCGGGTTCGCTGAGAAAGGATGGTTGAATGTAGTCGGGGGCTGCTGTGGCACTACCCCGGCACATATTGAAGCCATTGCGGCAGCGGTGCGCGGAGGTGCTCCAAGACAAGCGCCTGCTTCTCATCCACATGCCATTTCAGGGATTGAACCATTTATTGATGAGGATAAAAGCAACCGTCCGATTCTCGTTGGCGAAAGAACTAACGTGATTGGATCAAGAAAGTTTAAGCGCCTGATTGCAGAAGAGAAATTCGAAGAAGCCTCCGAAGTAGCCAGGGCCCAGGTGAAAAAGGGTGCCCAAGTAATCGATATTTGTCTCGCTGACCCGGACCGCGAGGAACAGCAGGATATGGAAGCTTTTATGAAGCAAGTGATCAATAAAGTAAAGGTTCCACTAGTTATCGATTCTACCGATGTAGAAGTACTGAGAACGGCCCTTATTTATTCCCAAGGAAAAGTCATCATTAACTCCATCAATCTTGAAGATGGGGAGGAACGATTTAAAGAAGTTCTTCCCCTTGTGCAGCAATTCGGAGCAGCTGTCGTCGTCGGTACCATTGACGAAACGGGCATGGCCGTAAC
This Halobacillus salinarum DNA region includes the following protein-coding sequences:
- a CDS encoding class I SAM-dependent methyltransferase; its protein translation is MNDDVKKRVQETFSRNKEAYVQSKTHNNRTDLELISEWLTPEKDWTVLDIATGGGHVARQLSSSVSTVFATDITKDMLQNTARHLQGFPNIHYVVADAEELPFIDDMFDAVTCRIAPHHFPSPENFIKETARVLKPGGSFLMIDNVAPEDDELDSFYNQFEYIRDPSHCRALKVSEWKRLLANYYLPVHRELARRKQMKFSDWVSRTVKEKPMQDQIERWFINAPEKAKTYFSIIEQNHHIETFEIDEWKILTKKQ
- a CDS encoding cytochrome ubiquinol oxidase subunit I, translating into MDTVVMARSLFGTSLGFHIIYATIGVGVPVMIIIAEILHLIKKDPDYALMARRWTKGFAVLLAVAIASGTIVGVLISLLFPNFMEIVGQVISLPFQMEIFAFLIEAVFMSIYLYAADRLPPSLRILSIFFVALGATASAIMITDVHAWMNTPAGFDLTESGEVTNVDPWAAFFNPSFGITAMHVTLSAYMTVAFLIGSIAALRLLKRNLSKQERNYHKKALMISLYFGAAMSLATALNGHETAQMLHEYLPRKLAGAEGLFETTRYAPLSIGGYTSLEDQEVKYAVEIPSALSFLAGNRFDTEVKGLNEYPQDLWPPLYIHILFNVMVGIGSILLVLSFFALAWKLLLKREFPNWLLALLVVGGPLGIIAIETGWCFSCIGRQPWTINDVLRTDTAATKSNSVGILFLLFISLYLTLLFVTAFVLRFYFKRNPVSKELPQAES
- a CDS encoding cytochrome d ubiquinol oxidase subunit II, producing the protein MEASTLAITILWSFLFVYSILGSLDFGAGFWGMVYGKNKHTNASVIANRFLSPTWEITNVFFVILVVALVTFFPFATTMLGSLLLVPVGLGLILLTIRTTFMVFAHHAQKFKNILRITSGITGLMIPALLVSILPITLGGFIEFENGYPQLHYGNLFKDPTLYMHVAFGLSTELFISSVFLMDYAKEADDWSAFQTYRSHALWLGPVSIIVAVLTIAAMPQEAGWIVNKIQANPDWFIVSLIFFLVGYGFLFVKRYKEYRGHPRPAVILIMLQYGAAIYAYGSAHLPYLVYPHLTVEEGFTNPTIFYQLLVVYGIGFAILIPGFILFWKLFLKDRRYLKQE
- the glsA gene encoding glutaminase A — translated: MHKLNNDYLEDAVEDSMPFAAQGEVNTSLPDLDGTKKDLLGVTILTTDQQKFTGGNWEQTVPMQSTSKIISLMLALHDFGKDRVFQAVGMEPMGDFFNSISQLESYDTSKPFNPMINAGAIAVSALIKGHNNNNRFERYLHFLQRVTDNQELHLNEQVYEAEKANGARNRALAYFMESVGTLITDVEEALDLYFRINSVMMNCDDFAKVGLFLARGGRAPDNDEKLIPANHLRTVNAIMMTSGMYNSSGRHAVEVGFPCKSGVSGSIIGVVPGLMGIGIVGPAIDEKGNSTAGGALLRKLSQDLELNLFGDGHIYGRGISGGV
- a CDS encoding methionine biosynthesis PLP-dependent protein, which translates into the protein MTTPHTETQFVHTGKNNGDPSGSINAPVHFSTPYQHKGIGESTGFDYARTGNPTRAILERTMAEIEGGDAGYAFSSGMAAIQTVVSLFTYQDEILVSEDLYGGTYRLFEHVRKQSGVNFRYCGSDNLGALEEQITDKTKAIYVETPTNPLMHVADIPSISKISKKHNLLLIVDNTLFTPYIQKPLQEGADIVIHSATKYLGGHNDVLAGLVIGKGKELCEQLGSYQNTAGAVLSPFDSWLLMRGMKTLALRMRQHEENAKAVVEFLQNHRAVTHVLYPGRGGMVSFRLESEHCVDPFLRSLKVITFAESLGGVESFITYPATQTHADIPEEKRTSYGVCNRLLRFSVGVEHIDDLLGDLNQALTQLVKEELIQ
- the metC gene encoding cystathionine beta-lyase produces the protein MTEQHSFQTRLLHSKHKFDPETGAVSVPIQQASTFHQQDFDQPGKYDYSRSGNPTREALEETIASLEGGSYGFAFASGMAAISTSFMLLSQDDHVVISEDVYGGTFRMIRDVLTKFGIDHSFVNMTDLHAVATAIKPNTKVVYIETPSNPLLNITDIRAVSKLAKAHGCLTFVDNTFMTPALQKPIELGADVVLHSATKFIAGHSDVVAGLAVVNNERLADQLGFLQNAFGSILGAHDCWLVLRGLKTLHCRLKQSSESAFKIASYLTQHPKVEEVYYPGFTSHPGASTHSYQSGGPGAVLSFRLKDEAAVKDFSKHLEIPVFAVSLGAVESILSYPARMSHASMPREERLKRGITDGLLRLSVGLEQPEDLIRDFETALNQVEDLPLAAAKVGG
- a CDS encoding bifunctional homocysteine S-methyltransferase/methylenetetrahydrofolate reductase — its product is MKLIDALNERTLIGDGAMGTLLYSYGIDQCFEELNLSHAKEVLNVHKAYVHAGAEIIQTNTYGANYVKLARYGLEEQVKEINTAAIKLAKQAAGDQCYVAGTVGGIRGIQKQTTSLEEIKRSFREQLYCMLFEQVDAILFETYFDLEELLAVLHIAKKETDLPVIAQVSMHEPGVLQDGTPLNEALELIENNGADVIGVNCRLGPYHMIQALEDVPLPDKAVLSAYPNASLPDYDDGRLIYPTDPEYFKKSALALYEQGARLIGGCCGTTPEHIEAIAASVKGKAPIQSKTVPEKKVQPKTEVQVKERSPQLHEIAAERRAIIVELDPPKRLRTERFFEGAKALKEAGVDSVTLADNSLASPRISNTAAATLIHNKFNINPLVHISCRDRNLIGLQSHLMGLHTLGINEVLAVTGDPTKIGDFPGATSVYDLSSFDLIYYIKQLNKGISFSGKPLGENTSFSVAGAFNPNVRNLNRAVGRIEKKIKYGADYFISQPVYSEKQILEVYDATKHIKAPIYLGVMPLTSARNAEFLHNEVPGISLSPEIRERMELYSHDSELSQKEGIAIAKSLIDAALDLFNGIYLITPFLRYEMTVELTNYIQQKTKEQQERKTANGIHIV